ATGAGACATATGAATATCTGTATCTTTTTTGGCAAGCTGACCAAGTTTTTCATAGTAGATATGCAGCTGATCAAGTTCTGCCTCTGTAAGATCTTCAATATCCACAATGCGGTTACTGGCTTTTTCGTGGGAGGCCAAAAGCTCATTCAGCTTGATCTGTATTGCTTTTGAATCTTTATTCTGAGCTTTCTGAATCAGGAATACCATTAGAAAGGTAATGATTGTAGTTCCGGTATTGATTACCAGCTGCCAGGTTTCTGAATAGTCAAAAAAAGGGCCGGAAACCGCCCATATCACCACGATAATGAAAGCCCCCATAAAAGCATATGGACTCCCTGTAAATTTTACAGCCCAGTTTGAAAATTTCTCAAAAAAGTGATGATCTTTATGACCCATAGCTTCTGTTTTTAGAATAATAAATGTATAAAAATTAATCTGAAAACAGGAAAAGATAATGAATATGAGGTATATAAATATTTCGGATTGATTTCACCTCCATTCTCTTATTTCATTTTTCTGAATCTATGCCACCAGATCAGAAACCCCGTTACCGGCAATGAACAACCGATAAGAGAAACTATAAAGTAGAGAATAATACTTGGTAGTCCCATAATTTCTCCTGTATGTAATGGTTTTGCCAAAGCTGTAAACTGTTTGTTCAAAGGCTTGTCCGAAAACAGTTCTTTTGTTTTGAAAACTCCGGTTTTATCAAATGTCACTTCATCCGGGAACATTATTCCCAGAGAGTTTTGTCTATTGATTTTGATAACTACATATCTCGGATTTTCTTTATTAGGAAGCTCTATACTTGTAACAGCAGTATAAGGAAGATGATAGTCTGCCAGCTTCAAAATTTTATCTACAGAAGCGGAAGGAATGTCTTTCAGGTTTTTCTTTTCGTCCTGTTT
This genomic window from Chryseobacterium viscerum contains:
- a CDS encoding low affinity iron permease family protein — protein: MGHKDHHFFEKFSNWAVKFTGSPYAFMGAFIIVVIWAVSGPFFDYSETWQLVINTGTTIITFLMVFLIQKAQNKDSKAIQIKLNELLASHEKASNRIVDIEDLTEAELDQLHIYYEKLGQLAKKDTDIHMSHSIDAAQRNQDYKYEFFKRRHEEWMQKQEQKK